A genomic stretch from Desulfotignum balticum DSM 7044 includes:
- a CDS encoding helix-turn-helix domain-containing protein: protein MTENKTPNHNHVAQYAENKTYSHKEAAQYLGIGDQTLYNWRHKRRGPDYVRMGSKIVYRQGDLDRFMESRKIVLEA, encoded by the coding sequence ATGACTGAGAACAAAACCCCAAATCACAATCATGTGGCCCAGTATGCTGAGAACAAAACATATAGCCACAAAGAGGCGGCCCAGTATTTGGGCATTGGTGACCAGACTTTGTACAATTGGAGGCACAAACGTCGTGGACCTGATTATGTGCGGATGGGCAGTAAAATTGTTTATCGGCAGGGAGATCTTGATCGGTTCATGGAATCCAGAAAGATTGTTTTGGAGGCATAA
- a CDS encoding ORF6N domain-containing protein, protein MSKDIVSTELISSKIYFIRGVKVMLDRDLAELYEVETRTLNQAVRRNIKRFPDDFMFQLNKAEFENLKSQIVTSSWGGIRKMPLAFTEQGVAMLSGILNSDRAILVNIQIMRTFTKLRHMIAGHEELQRAVDELRTQTDERFEVVFSVLDKLLADNEKPRKKIGF, encoded by the coding sequence ATGAGCAAGGATATTGTATCAACTGAATTGATCTCATCGAAAATCTATTTTATCCGGGGTGTCAAGGTGATGCTGGACCGGGACCTTGCCGAACTCTATGAAGTGGAAACCAGAACATTGAACCAGGCTGTCAGGCGGAACATCAAACGGTTTCCCGATGATTTCATGTTCCAGCTGAATAAAGCCGAGTTTGAAAACTTGAAATCACAAATTGTGACATCAAGTTGGGGCGGTATCAGAAAGATGCCCCTGGCTTTCACTGAACAGGGTGTTGCCATGCTGTCCGGTATTCTGAACAGCGACCGGGCGATTCTGGTGAATATTCAGATCATGCGGACATTCACGAAGCTCAGACACATGATCGCCGGTCATGAAGAATTGCAACGGGCAGTGGACGAATTGCGAACACAGACAGATGAGCGGTTTGAAGTGGTGTTCTCTGTTCTGGATAAACTGCTGGCAGACAATGAGAAGCCCAGAAAGAAAATAGGGTTTTAA
- a CDS encoding multiheme c-type cytochrome — protein sequence MNRLKVYFSLVSLTTALMWTGFVAIAPAQPNYAKVKEYRIERSVPPEAQACIECHRETTPGIFADWAKSRHANANITCLDCHLVQPGDQDIAQDHVKYYGRSDLPWGEDKYKMDIASIVTPKDCSRCHPDEAMQYSKSKHANTIEIMWKIDPWLNDGMNSDNERKTGCFNCHGTVIEIDDNGKIDPATWPNAGVGRLNLDGSKGSCTSCHTRHRFSLAEARRPEACDQCHLGPDHPQIEIYEESKHGTIYHAYQDEYNFDAAGGTWTPGLDYRAPTCAGCHMSGSGEVLTTHDVTERLSWETQAPLTVRPQDFKPFPAATDWQTERDKMKNVCSACHGDSWINDFYDGFDRAVEEYNEVYYKPAKAKLDVLYEKGLLDKTKFFDEQLELEFYELWHHEGRRARMGAMMMAPDYAWWHGFYECKFQFTNFMKEADHLIETNEKAHIAREFPNATGDPTKPEKIFK from the coding sequence ATGAATCGACTGAAGGTCTATTTTTCACTGGTGTCGCTGACAACGGCCTTGATGTGGACCGGTTTTGTCGCGATTGCACCTGCCCAGCCCAATTATGCCAAAGTCAAGGAATACCGGATTGAGCGCAGCGTGCCGCCCGAAGCCCAGGCCTGCATCGAATGTCACCGGGAGACCACCCCGGGGATATTTGCCGACTGGGCCAAAAGCCGGCACGCCAATGCCAACATCACCTGCCTTGACTGTCACCTGGTGCAACCCGGCGATCAGGATATCGCCCAGGACCATGTCAAATATTATGGCCGCTCTGATCTGCCCTGGGGAGAAGATAAATACAAAATGGATATTGCATCCATTGTCACGCCCAAAGACTGCTCCCGGTGCCACCCGGATGAAGCCATGCAGTACAGCAAGTCAAAGCATGCCAATACCATTGAAATCATGTGGAAAATCGATCCCTGGCTCAATGACGGCATGAACTCGGATAATGAGCGCAAGACGGGCTGTTTCAACTGCCACGGGACAGTGATTGAGATCGATGACAACGGCAAAATCGACCCGGCCACCTGGCCCAATGCCGGGGTGGGACGTCTGAATCTGGACGGCAGTAAAGGATCATGTACGTCGTGTCATACCCGCCACCGGTTTTCACTGGCGGAAGCCCGCCGGCCCGAAGCCTGTGACCAGTGCCATCTGGGGCCGGATCATCCCCAGATCGAAATTTATGAAGAATCCAAACACGGCACCATCTACCATGCGTATCAGGATGAATATAATTTTGATGCGGCCGGCGGTACCTGGACCCCGGGTCTGGACTACCGGGCCCCCACCTGTGCCGGGTGTCATATGAGCGGCAGTGGTGAGGTTTTGACCACCCATGATGTCACGGAAAGACTGTCATGGGAAACCCAGGCCCCGCTGACGGTCCGCCCCCAGGATTTCAAACCGTTTCCGGCCGCCACGGACTGGCAGACAGAACGTGACAAAATGAAAAACGTCTGCAGCGCCTGCCATGGGGATTCCTGGATCAATGATTTTTATGACGGGTTTGACAGGGCCGTGGAAGAATACAATGAAGTGTATTACAAACCGGCCAAGGCAAAACTGGATGTGCTTTACGAAAAAGGATTGCTGGACAAAACGAAATTTTTTGATGAACAGCTGGAACTCGAGTTCTATGAACTCTGGCACCATGAAGGCCGCAGGGCCCGGATGGGCGCCATGATGATGGCCCCGGACTATGCGTGGTGGCACGGGTTTTATGAATGCAAATTTCAGTTCACCAATTTCATGAAAGAAGCCGACCATTTAATTGAAACCAATGAAAAAGCGCACATTGCCAGGGAATTTCCAAACGCCACGGGAGATCCGACCAAACCTGAGAAAATTTTCAAATAA
- a CDS encoding rubrerythrin family protein — translation MKEKTQKNVQTAFVGEAKAYFRLLAYADKAAEEGNQQIALLFRAIAEAERVHATRNLNLLKDMVVKDTDTNLEASFEREKSISTNEYPDFLKDAEDDGENAAAIVFSQARDAEEYHAKLYERAIFQSMKKDVNAYQVCQVCGYVTDKKAPKKCPVCGAPKEKFKTVAPEMVG, via the coding sequence ATGAAAGAAAAAACGCAAAAAAATGTTCAAACCGCATTTGTAGGGGAAGCCAAAGCTTATTTCCGGCTGCTGGCCTATGCTGACAAGGCAGCGGAAGAGGGAAACCAGCAGATAGCACTTTTGTTTCGTGCCATTGCCGAGGCGGAACGGGTGCATGCCACGCGCAATCTTAATTTATTGAAAGATATGGTTGTCAAAGATACGGACACCAACCTGGAAGCTTCTTTTGAACGGGAAAAGTCCATCAGCACAAATGAATATCCGGATTTTCTGAAAGACGCGGAAGATGACGGTGAAAATGCTGCGGCAATCGTGTTTTCCCAGGCCCGGGATGCGGAAGAATATCACGCCAAGTTGTATGAGCGCGCCATTTTCCAGTCCATGAAAAAAGATGTGAATGCCTATCAGGTCTGCCAGGTATGCGGCTATGTAACGGATAAAAAAGCACCCAAAAAATGCCCGGTATGTGGTGCGCCAAAGGAAAAATTCAAAACCGTTGCGCCGGAAATGGTGGGCTGA
- a CDS encoding cytochrome c3 family protein, with the protein MKKSLITALLVGIGIIVAFPLFSMTYYTMVRTSTPEFCASCHEIKPAVVAWRSSTHTNNASGVVVDCMDCHLPAPQDTFDFFFAKTYHGLKDVVVHFSGKEYDRNAVRELAYEAFNNRECEKCHRNLLHMPTRRGAMLAHRSVVYAKPGYEKKCIDCHYDLVHSDRGRVMFRQTRQVPYQAKGLRQL; encoded by the coding sequence ATGAAAAAATCTCTTATTACAGCGCTTTTGGTCGGGATCGGAATCATTGTCGCATTCCCTTTATTCAGCATGACGTATTACACCATGGTGCGTACTTCCACGCCTGAATTCTGTGCCTCATGTCATGAGATCAAACCGGCCGTGGTGGCCTGGCGATCTTCCACTCACACCAATAACGCGTCAGGGGTGGTCGTTGACTGCATGGACTGCCATTTGCCGGCGCCTCAGGATACGTTTGATTTTTTCTTTGCCAAAACCTACCATGGCCTGAAAGATGTTGTCGTGCATTTTTCCGGCAAAGAATATGATCGCAACGCGGTGCGCGAATTGGCTTATGAGGCGTTCAATAACCGCGAATGTGAAAAATGTCATCGAAATTTACTGCATATGCCCACCCGGCGGGGGGCCATGCTGGCACACCGGTCCGTGGTGTATGCGAAACCCGGGTATGAAAAAAAATGTATTGACTGCCATTATGACCTGGTGCATTCGGACAGAGGCCGGGTCATGTTTCGTCAAACCCGGCAGGTTCCCTACCAGGCCAAGGGATTGCGACAATTGTGA
- a CDS encoding tyrosine-type recombinase/integrase yields MIKLDVDRVRIKLLKKKSPQTVKHVLNLLTWIINYGTKNGLCPGVAFHIQKPTVNNIKTEDLTQEQLNNLLKTIDADPNKIVGGMMKMALYTGMRRGEMFKLEWTDVNLDSGFIFIRDPKGGIDQKIPINDLARGLLESLPRTSKYVFPGEDGKIRKTTGKAAKRIRKDAELPKDFRPLHGLRHVYASMLASSGNVDMYVLQRLLTHKSPVMTQRYAHLRDEALKAGAGQVDDIFKKQAKEAEEKQKQAKIVNLKP; encoded by the coding sequence TTGATCAAACTGGATGTGGACCGGGTGCGGATCAAACTGTTGAAAAAGAAATCTCCCCAGACTGTTAAACATGTCCTGAACCTGCTGACCTGGATCATAAATTACGGTACCAAAAACGGATTGTGTCCGGGCGTTGCCTTCCACATCCAGAAACCCACTGTCAACAACATCAAGACCGAGGATCTGACCCAGGAACAGCTGAACAATCTTCTGAAAACCATTGATGCTGATCCCAATAAAATCGTGGGAGGCATGATGAAGATGGCGCTTTACACAGGCATGCGCCGGGGCGAAATGTTCAAACTGGAATGGACGGATGTCAACCTGGATTCCGGGTTCATCTTTATCCGGGACCCCAAGGGGGGAATTGACCAGAAAATACCCATCAACGATCTTGCGCGGGGCCTGCTGGAAAGCCTGCCCCGGACCAGCAAATATGTGTTTCCCGGGGAGGATGGCAAGATTCGTAAAACCACCGGTAAGGCTGCCAAAAGGATCAGGAAAGATGCCGAACTGCCCAAAGATTTCAGGCCCCTGCATGGGTTGCGCCATGTGTATGCATCCATGCTGGCATCCAGCGGCAATGTGGACATGTATGTACTGCAACGGCTGCTGACCCACAAAAGCCCGGTGATGACACAGCGATATGCCCACCTGCGGGATGAAGCACTGAAGGCGGGCGCGGGCCAGGTCGATGATATTTTCAAAAAACAGGCAAAAGAAGCAGAAGAAAAACAAAAACAGGCAAAAATTGTGAACCTGAAACCATAG